A single window of Anomaloglossus baeobatrachus isolate aAnoBae1 chromosome 5, aAnoBae1.hap1, whole genome shotgun sequence DNA harbors:
- the CBFA2T2 gene encoding protein CBFA2T2 isoform X3 produces MVGIPGSFQFSNGMNHSPPSLNGAPSPPQRSSNGPSSSSSSSLANQQLPATCGVRQLSKLKRFLTTLQQFGNDISPEIGEKVRTLVLALVNSTITIEEFHCKLQEATNFPLRPFVIPFLKANLPLLQRELLHCARAAKQTPSQYLAQHEHILLNTNTSSPSDSSELLMEVNGNGKRHSPERREDNGFEREPLPPELPVKRVCTISPAPRHSPALSLPLLNNSSQFHPTPPPLQHYTLDDIPGSQLYREPLGKIVECRDGRERHHAVTGGMNGSLNNGYQEELVDHRLTEREWAEEWKHLDHALNCIMEMVEKTKRSMAVLRRCQEVDRDELNYWKRRYSESSELRKGSEHLSRQHSPTSTDSGTSDSQRDFGSRNYVTEEIWRKAVNSTININLPPPYTEEAVNEVKRQAMSEVQKAVTEAEQKAVQMIASEKARMEQTIADAKRRAAEDAFLVVNEQEESTESCWNCGRKASETCSGCNIARYCGSFCQHKDWEKHHRICGQNLHGPSKALTPIRSLVPKPCDPILLSPAVERTSNATSRSSTPASVTAVESL; encoded by the exons TTTCTAATGGAATGAACCATTCTCCTCCATCCCTGAATGGAGCTCCATCTCCACCGCAGCGCTCCAGCAATGGTCcttcatcatcctcatcctcctctcTAGCCAATCAGCAGCTCCCTGCCACGTGTGGAGTCAGGCAGCTCAGCAAGCTGAAGAGGTTCCTCACCACATTACAGCAGTTCGGCAACGATATCTCTCCAGAGATTGGGGAGAAGGTCCGAACGCTTGTCCTTGCTCTGGTG AATTCCACTATAACCATAGAAGAATTTCACTGCAAGCTCCAGGAGGCCACCAACTTCCCTCTCCGACCATTTGTCATCCCGTTCCTCAAG GCCAACTTGCCGCTTCTCCAGAGGGAGCTGCTGCACTGCGCTCGTGCTGCCAAGCAAACTCCCTCACAGTACTTGGCGCAACATGAGCACATCCTCCTCAATACCAACACTTCTTCTCCATCTGACTCATCTGAGCTtcttatggaagtcaatgggaatggAAAGAGACACAGCCCAGAAAG GAGAGAAGATAATGGCTTTGAAAGAGAACCTTTACCCCCAGAGCTACCAGTCAAGAGGGTGTGCACCATCAGCCCAGCCCCCAGACACAGCCCAGCTCTGTCTCTGCCCCTCTTGAATAATTCCAGCCAGTTTCACCCCACCCCTCCACCTCTGCAGCACTATACGCTGGATGATATACCTGGATCGCAGCTGTATCGGGAACCTCTGGGCAAGATTGTGGAGTGCAGAGATGGAAGAGAGCGCCACCATGCTGTTACAGGAG GAATGAATGGCAGCTTAAACAACGGGTACCAAGAAGAGCTTGTAGACCACCGGCTGACGGAGAGAGAATGGGCAGAGGAATGGAAACATTTGGATCAT gCCTTGAATTGCATCATGGAGATGGTGGAAAAGACAAAACGCTCTATGGCAGTGCTGCGCAGGTGTCAAGAGGTGGACAGGGATGAGCTGAATTACTGGAAGAGGCGTTATAGCGAGTCCTCTGAGCTTCGGAAAGGAAGTGAGCACTTAAGCAGACAACATAGTCCAACATCAACTGACTCGGGCACCAGTG ACTCTCAGAGGGACTTTGGAAGTCGGAATTATGTTACTGAAGAAATCTGGAGGAAAGCAG TAAATTCGACCATCAACATTAACCTCCCTCCTCCCTACACAGAAGAAGCGGTTAATGAGGTGAAGCGACAGGCCATGTCTGAGGTACAAAAGGCGGTGACTGAAGCTGAACAGAAAGCGGTTCAGATGATCGCATCTGAAAAAGCTAGGATGGAACAGACTATTGCAGATGCCAAGAGGAGGGCAGCTGAAGATGCATTTCTTGTAGTAAATGAGCAGGAGGAGTCAACTGAG AGCTGTTGGAACTGTGGTCGTAAGGCCAGTGAGACCTGCAGCGGGTGTAACATTGCTCGATATTGCGGATCATTCTGCCAGCACAAAGACTGGGAAAAGCATCATCGTATCTGTGGGCAGAATCTACATGGCCCTTCCAAGGCACTAACTCCCATCCGCTCCTTGGTACCCAAACCCTGTGACCCCATTTTGCTTAGTCCTGCTGTTGAACGAACATCCAATGCCACCTCACGCTCCTCCACTCCTGCATCTGTCACCGCTGTCGAAAGCTTGTGA
- the CBFA2T2 gene encoding protein CBFA2T2 isoform X4: protein MPGSPMDVKIHSRSSPPTMAPLPPVNPSGPRPVSFPPSSLSNGMNHSPPSLNGAPSPPQRSSNGPSSSSSSSLANQQLPATCGVRQLSKLKRFLTTLQQFGNDISPEIGEKVRTLVLALVNSTITIEEFHCKLQEATNFPLRPFVIPFLKANLPLLQRELLHCARAAKQTPSQYLAQHEHILLNTNTSSPSDSSELLMEVNGNGKRHSPERREDNGFEREPLPPELPVKRVCTISPAPRHSPALSLPLLNNSSQFHPTPPPLQHYTLDDIPGSQLYREPLGKIVECRDGRERHHAVTGGMNGSLNNGYQEELVDHRLTEREWAEEWKHLDHALNCIMEMVEKTKRSMAVLRRCQEVDRDELNYWKRRYSESSELRKGSEHLSRQHSPTSTDSGTSDSQRDFGSRNYVTEEIWRKAVNSTININLPPPYTEEAVNEVKRQAMSEVQKAVTEAEQKAVQMIASEKARMEQTIADAKRRAAEDAFLVVNEQEESTESCWNCGRKASETCSGCNIARYCGSFCQHKDWEKHHRICGQNLHGPSKALTPIRSLVPKPCDPILLSPAVERTSNATSRSSTPASVTAVESL, encoded by the exons ATGCCCGGGTCTCCCATGGATGTGAAGATTCACTCTCGATCCTCACCTCCTACCATGGCTCCTTTGCCACCTGTGAACCCAAGTGGCCCGCGGCCTGTGTCCTTCCCACCGTCGTCGC TTTCTAATGGAATGAACCATTCTCCTCCATCCCTGAATGGAGCTCCATCTCCACCGCAGCGCTCCAGCAATGGTCcttcatcatcctcatcctcctctcTAGCCAATCAGCAGCTCCCTGCCACGTGTGGAGTCAGGCAGCTCAGCAAGCTGAAGAGGTTCCTCACCACATTACAGCAGTTCGGCAACGATATCTCTCCAGAGATTGGGGAGAAGGTCCGAACGCTTGTCCTTGCTCTGGTG AATTCCACTATAACCATAGAAGAATTTCACTGCAAGCTCCAGGAGGCCACCAACTTCCCTCTCCGACCATTTGTCATCCCGTTCCTCAAG GCCAACTTGCCGCTTCTCCAGAGGGAGCTGCTGCACTGCGCTCGTGCTGCCAAGCAAACTCCCTCACAGTACTTGGCGCAACATGAGCACATCCTCCTCAATACCAACACTTCTTCTCCATCTGACTCATCTGAGCTtcttatggaagtcaatgggaatggAAAGAGACACAGCCCAGAAAG GAGAGAAGATAATGGCTTTGAAAGAGAACCTTTACCCCCAGAGCTACCAGTCAAGAGGGTGTGCACCATCAGCCCAGCCCCCAGACACAGCCCAGCTCTGTCTCTGCCCCTCTTGAATAATTCCAGCCAGTTTCACCCCACCCCTCCACCTCTGCAGCACTATACGCTGGATGATATACCTGGATCGCAGCTGTATCGGGAACCTCTGGGCAAGATTGTGGAGTGCAGAGATGGAAGAGAGCGCCACCATGCTGTTACAGGAG GAATGAATGGCAGCTTAAACAACGGGTACCAAGAAGAGCTTGTAGACCACCGGCTGACGGAGAGAGAATGGGCAGAGGAATGGAAACATTTGGATCAT gCCTTGAATTGCATCATGGAGATGGTGGAAAAGACAAAACGCTCTATGGCAGTGCTGCGCAGGTGTCAAGAGGTGGACAGGGATGAGCTGAATTACTGGAAGAGGCGTTATAGCGAGTCCTCTGAGCTTCGGAAAGGAAGTGAGCACTTAAGCAGACAACATAGTCCAACATCAACTGACTCGGGCACCAGTG ACTCTCAGAGGGACTTTGGAAGTCGGAATTATGTTACTGAAGAAATCTGGAGGAAAGCAG TAAATTCGACCATCAACATTAACCTCCCTCCTCCCTACACAGAAGAAGCGGTTAATGAGGTGAAGCGACAGGCCATGTCTGAGGTACAAAAGGCGGTGACTGAAGCTGAACAGAAAGCGGTTCAGATGATCGCATCTGAAAAAGCTAGGATGGAACAGACTATTGCAGATGCCAAGAGGAGGGCAGCTGAAGATGCATTTCTTGTAGTAAATGAGCAGGAGGAGTCAACTGAG AGCTGTTGGAACTGTGGTCGTAAGGCCAGTGAGACCTGCAGCGGGTGTAACATTGCTCGATATTGCGGATCATTCTGCCAGCACAAAGACTGGGAAAAGCATCATCGTATCTGTGGGCAGAATCTACATGGCCCTTCCAAGGCACTAACTCCCATCCGCTCCTTGGTACCCAAACCCTGTGACCCCATTTTGCTTAGTCCTGCTGTTGAACGAACATCCAATGCCACCTCACGCTCCTCCACTCCTGCATCTGTCACCGCTGTCGAAAGCTTGTGA
- the CBFA2T2 gene encoding protein CBFA2T2 isoform X2 has protein sequence MVGIPGSFQFTGDKRVPSMPGSPMDVKIHSRSSPPTMAPLPPVNPSGPRPVSFPPSSLSNGMNHSPPSLNGAPSPPQRSSNGPSSSSSSSLANQQLPATCGVRQLSKLKRFLTTLQQFGNDISPEIGEKVRTLVLALVNSTITIEEFHCKLQEATNFPLRPFVIPFLKANLPLLQRELLHCARAAKQTPSQYLAQHEHILLNTNTSSPSDSSELLMEVNGNGKRHSPERREDNGFEREPLPPELPVKRVCTISPAPRHSPALSLPLLNNSSQFHPTPPPLQHYTLDDIPGSQLYREPLGKIVECRDGRERHHAVTGGMNGSLNNGYQEELVDHRLTEREWAEEWKHLDHALNCIMEMVEKTKRSMAVLRRCQEVDRDELNYWKRRYSESSELRKGSEHLSRQHSPTSTDSGTSDSQRDFGSRNYVTEEIWRKAEEAVNEVKRQAMSEVQKAVTEAEQKAVQMIASEKARMEQTIADAKRRAAEDAFLVVNEQEESTESCWNCGRKASETCSGCNIARYCGSFCQHKDWEKHHRICGQNLHGPSKALTPIRSLVPKPCDPILLSPAVERTSNATSRSSTPASVTAVESL, from the exons TCACTGGAGATAAGAGGGTACCTTCAATGCCCGGGTCTCCCATGGATGTGAAGATTCACTCTCGATCCTCACCTCCTACCATGGCTCCTTTGCCACCTGTGAACCCAAGTGGCCCGCGGCCTGTGTCCTTCCCACCGTCGTCGC TTTCTAATGGAATGAACCATTCTCCTCCATCCCTGAATGGAGCTCCATCTCCACCGCAGCGCTCCAGCAATGGTCcttcatcatcctcatcctcctctcTAGCCAATCAGCAGCTCCCTGCCACGTGTGGAGTCAGGCAGCTCAGCAAGCTGAAGAGGTTCCTCACCACATTACAGCAGTTCGGCAACGATATCTCTCCAGAGATTGGGGAGAAGGTCCGAACGCTTGTCCTTGCTCTGGTG AATTCCACTATAACCATAGAAGAATTTCACTGCAAGCTCCAGGAGGCCACCAACTTCCCTCTCCGACCATTTGTCATCCCGTTCCTCAAG GCCAACTTGCCGCTTCTCCAGAGGGAGCTGCTGCACTGCGCTCGTGCTGCCAAGCAAACTCCCTCACAGTACTTGGCGCAACATGAGCACATCCTCCTCAATACCAACACTTCTTCTCCATCTGACTCATCTGAGCTtcttatggaagtcaatgggaatggAAAGAGACACAGCCCAGAAAG GAGAGAAGATAATGGCTTTGAAAGAGAACCTTTACCCCCAGAGCTACCAGTCAAGAGGGTGTGCACCATCAGCCCAGCCCCCAGACACAGCCCAGCTCTGTCTCTGCCCCTCTTGAATAATTCCAGCCAGTTTCACCCCACCCCTCCACCTCTGCAGCACTATACGCTGGATGATATACCTGGATCGCAGCTGTATCGGGAACCTCTGGGCAAGATTGTGGAGTGCAGAGATGGAAGAGAGCGCCACCATGCTGTTACAGGAG GAATGAATGGCAGCTTAAACAACGGGTACCAAGAAGAGCTTGTAGACCACCGGCTGACGGAGAGAGAATGGGCAGAGGAATGGAAACATTTGGATCAT gCCTTGAATTGCATCATGGAGATGGTGGAAAAGACAAAACGCTCTATGGCAGTGCTGCGCAGGTGTCAAGAGGTGGACAGGGATGAGCTGAATTACTGGAAGAGGCGTTATAGCGAGTCCTCTGAGCTTCGGAAAGGAAGTGAGCACTTAAGCAGACAACATAGTCCAACATCAACTGACTCGGGCACCAGTG ACTCTCAGAGGGACTTTGGAAGTCGGAATTATGTTACTGAAGAAATCTGGAGGAAAGCAG AAGAAGCGGTTAATGAGGTGAAGCGACAGGCCATGTCTGAGGTACAAAAGGCGGTGACTGAAGCTGAACAGAAAGCGGTTCAGATGATCGCATCTGAAAAAGCTAGGATGGAACAGACTATTGCAGATGCCAAGAGGAGGGCAGCTGAAGATGCATTTCTTGTAGTAAATGAGCAGGAGGAGTCAACTGAG AGCTGTTGGAACTGTGGTCGTAAGGCCAGTGAGACCTGCAGCGGGTGTAACATTGCTCGATATTGCGGATCATTCTGCCAGCACAAAGACTGGGAAAAGCATCATCGTATCTGTGGGCAGAATCTACATGGCCCTTCCAAGGCACTAACTCCCATCCGCTCCTTGGTACCCAAACCCTGTGACCCCATTTTGCTTAGTCCTGCTGTTGAACGAACATCCAATGCCACCTCACGCTCCTCCACTCCTGCATCTGTCACCGCTGTCGAAAGCTTGTGA
- the CBFA2T2 gene encoding protein CBFA2T2 isoform X1, translating into MVGIPGSFQFTGDKRVPSMPGSPMDVKIHSRSSPPTMAPLPPVNPSGPRPVSFPPSSLSNGMNHSPPSLNGAPSPPQRSSNGPSSSSSSSLANQQLPATCGVRQLSKLKRFLTTLQQFGNDISPEIGEKVRTLVLALVNSTITIEEFHCKLQEATNFPLRPFVIPFLKANLPLLQRELLHCARAAKQTPSQYLAQHEHILLNTNTSSPSDSSELLMEVNGNGKRHSPERREDNGFEREPLPPELPVKRVCTISPAPRHSPALSLPLLNNSSQFHPTPPPLQHYTLDDIPGSQLYREPLGKIVECRDGRERHHAVTGGMNGSLNNGYQEELVDHRLTEREWAEEWKHLDHALNCIMEMVEKTKRSMAVLRRCQEVDRDELNYWKRRYSESSELRKGSEHLSRQHSPTSTDSGTSDSQRDFGSRNYVTEEIWRKAVNSTININLPPPYTEEAVNEVKRQAMSEVQKAVTEAEQKAVQMIASEKARMEQTIADAKRRAAEDAFLVVNEQEESTESCWNCGRKASETCSGCNIARYCGSFCQHKDWEKHHRICGQNLHGPSKALTPIRSLVPKPCDPILLSPAVERTSNATSRSSTPASVTAVESL; encoded by the exons TCACTGGAGATAAGAGGGTACCTTCAATGCCCGGGTCTCCCATGGATGTGAAGATTCACTCTCGATCCTCACCTCCTACCATGGCTCCTTTGCCACCTGTGAACCCAAGTGGCCCGCGGCCTGTGTCCTTCCCACCGTCGTCGC TTTCTAATGGAATGAACCATTCTCCTCCATCCCTGAATGGAGCTCCATCTCCACCGCAGCGCTCCAGCAATGGTCcttcatcatcctcatcctcctctcTAGCCAATCAGCAGCTCCCTGCCACGTGTGGAGTCAGGCAGCTCAGCAAGCTGAAGAGGTTCCTCACCACATTACAGCAGTTCGGCAACGATATCTCTCCAGAGATTGGGGAGAAGGTCCGAACGCTTGTCCTTGCTCTGGTG AATTCCACTATAACCATAGAAGAATTTCACTGCAAGCTCCAGGAGGCCACCAACTTCCCTCTCCGACCATTTGTCATCCCGTTCCTCAAG GCCAACTTGCCGCTTCTCCAGAGGGAGCTGCTGCACTGCGCTCGTGCTGCCAAGCAAACTCCCTCACAGTACTTGGCGCAACATGAGCACATCCTCCTCAATACCAACACTTCTTCTCCATCTGACTCATCTGAGCTtcttatggaagtcaatgggaatggAAAGAGACACAGCCCAGAAAG GAGAGAAGATAATGGCTTTGAAAGAGAACCTTTACCCCCAGAGCTACCAGTCAAGAGGGTGTGCACCATCAGCCCAGCCCCCAGACACAGCCCAGCTCTGTCTCTGCCCCTCTTGAATAATTCCAGCCAGTTTCACCCCACCCCTCCACCTCTGCAGCACTATACGCTGGATGATATACCTGGATCGCAGCTGTATCGGGAACCTCTGGGCAAGATTGTGGAGTGCAGAGATGGAAGAGAGCGCCACCATGCTGTTACAGGAG GAATGAATGGCAGCTTAAACAACGGGTACCAAGAAGAGCTTGTAGACCACCGGCTGACGGAGAGAGAATGGGCAGAGGAATGGAAACATTTGGATCAT gCCTTGAATTGCATCATGGAGATGGTGGAAAAGACAAAACGCTCTATGGCAGTGCTGCGCAGGTGTCAAGAGGTGGACAGGGATGAGCTGAATTACTGGAAGAGGCGTTATAGCGAGTCCTCTGAGCTTCGGAAAGGAAGTGAGCACTTAAGCAGACAACATAGTCCAACATCAACTGACTCGGGCACCAGTG ACTCTCAGAGGGACTTTGGAAGTCGGAATTATGTTACTGAAGAAATCTGGAGGAAAGCAG TAAATTCGACCATCAACATTAACCTCCCTCCTCCCTACACAGAAGAAGCGGTTAATGAGGTGAAGCGACAGGCCATGTCTGAGGTACAAAAGGCGGTGACTGAAGCTGAACAGAAAGCGGTTCAGATGATCGCATCTGAAAAAGCTAGGATGGAACAGACTATTGCAGATGCCAAGAGGAGGGCAGCTGAAGATGCATTTCTTGTAGTAAATGAGCAGGAGGAGTCAACTGAG AGCTGTTGGAACTGTGGTCGTAAGGCCAGTGAGACCTGCAGCGGGTGTAACATTGCTCGATATTGCGGATCATTCTGCCAGCACAAAGACTGGGAAAAGCATCATCGTATCTGTGGGCAGAATCTACATGGCCCTTCCAAGGCACTAACTCCCATCCGCTCCTTGGTACCCAAACCCTGTGACCCCATTTTGCTTAGTCCTGCTGTTGAACGAACATCCAATGCCACCTCACGCTCCTCCACTCCTGCATCTGTCACCGCTGTCGAAAGCTTGTGA